One stretch of Pseudobdellovibrionaceae bacterium DNA includes these proteins:
- the groL gene encoding chaperonin GroEL (60 kDa chaperone family; promotes refolding of misfolded polypeptides especially under stressful conditions; forms two stacked rings of heptamers to form a barrel-shaped 14mer; ends can be capped by GroES; misfolded proteins enter the barrel where they are refolded when GroES binds): protein MSKELLFSENARASILKGVNTLANAVRVTLGPKGRNVVIEKSFGSPLITKDGVTVAKEIELENKFENMGAQMVKEVASKTNDQAGDGTTTATVLAQAIYREGVKIVSAGNNPTAVKRGIDKAVEIVVNELKSMSKPVKGSNEVAQVGTISANNDKEIGQMLADAMEKVGKEGVITIEESKTAKTEVTVVEGMQFDRGYLSPYFVTNAERMEAVLENAFVLVYDKKVSSMKDMITILEGVAKSGRPLLLIAEDVEGEALATLVVNKLRGTLHVCAVKAPGFGDRRKSMLEDIAVLTNAKLVSEDMGRKLEQATVADLGTAKRVVVDKDNCTIIDGTGKKADIAARVAQIKAQVEETTSDYDKEKLKERLAKLSGGVAVIHVGAPSEVEMKEKKARVEDALNATRAAVEEGIIAGGGTALLRAAQKVDKTKFSEEEAFGAVIIKRACEEPIRQISANAGLDGAIVLDRVLQNKATTYGYNAYSDEYTDLLKDGVIDPVKVVRCALENAASVSSLMLTTETMIAEAPKKDDKGGGHGGGGMGGMGGMGGMGDMM, encoded by the coding sequence ATGTCTAAAGAATTGCTGTTTTCTGAAAATGCACGCGCCTCGATCCTCAAAGGCGTGAACACCCTCGCGAACGCGGTTCGCGTGACCCTTGGCCCGAAAGGCCGTAACGTCGTCATCGAAAAATCTTTCGGTTCGCCCCTGATCACGAAAGACGGTGTGACCGTCGCGAAAGAAATCGAACTCGAAAACAAGTTCGAAAACATGGGCGCACAGATGGTCAAAGAAGTCGCTTCGAAGACCAACGACCAAGCCGGTGACGGAACCACAACGGCAACCGTTCTGGCGCAAGCGATCTACCGCGAAGGCGTGAAAATCGTTTCGGCGGGGAACAACCCCACAGCGGTGAAGCGCGGTATCGACAAAGCGGTCGAAATCGTCGTCAACGAACTGAAGTCGATGTCGAAGCCCGTGAAAGGTTCGAACGAAGTCGCGCAAGTCGGCACGATCTCGGCGAACAACGATAAAGAAATCGGCCAGATGTTGGCGGATGCCATGGAAAAAGTCGGTAAAGAAGGCGTGATCACGATTGAAGAATCGAAGACCGCTAAGACCGAAGTGACCGTTGTCGAAGGTATGCAATTCGACCGTGGTTACCTGTCGCCCTACTTCGTGACCAACGCTGAGCGTATGGAAGCGGTTCTCGAGAACGCCTTCGTTCTCGTCTACGACAAAAAAGTTTCGTCGATGAAAGACATGATCACGATCCTGGAAGGCGTCGCGAAGTCGGGCCGTCCGCTTCTGTTGATCGCGGAAGACGTTGAAGGCGAAGCACTCGCGACTCTGGTCGTGAACAAGCTGCGCGGCACTCTGCACGTCTGCGCGGTGAAAGCACCGGGCTTCGGCGATCGCCGTAAGTCGATGCTGGAAGACATCGCGGTTCTGACGAACGCGAAACTCGTGTCGGAAGACATGGGCCGTAAACTTGAGCAAGCGACCGTGGCGGACCTCGGTACCGCAAAACGCGTCGTTGTCGACAAAGACAACTGCACGATCATCGATGGCACCGGCAAAAAAGCCGACATCGCGGCTCGCGTGGCGCAAATCAAAGCGCAAGTTGAAGAGACCACTTCGGACTACGACAAAGAAAAACTGAAAGAGCGTCTGGCAAAACTGTCGGGCGGTGTTGCGGTGATCCACGTCGGTGCGCCGTCGGAAGTCGAAATGAAAGAAAAGAAAGCTCGTGTGGAAGATGCGTTGAACGCAACTCGCGCGGCGGTCGAAGAAGGTATCATCGCTGGTGGCGGTACCGCTCTGCTGCGTGCGGCTCAAAAAGTCGACAAAACGAAGTTCTCGGAAGAAGAAGCTTTCGGCGCCGTGATCATCAAGCGCGCGTGCGAAGAGCCCATCCGTCAGATCTCGGCGAACGCCGGTCTTGACGGTGCGATCGTTCTGGATCGCGTTCTGCAGAACAAAGCGACGACATACGGTTACAACGCTTACAGCGACGAATACACCGACCTGCTGAAGGACGGCGTGATCGATCCCGTGAAAGTGGTCCGTTGCGCTCTCGAAAACGCGGCTTCGGTTTCAT
- the groES gene encoding co-chaperone GroES, producing the protein MAKTAEVGVRPLHDRILVRRMAEEEKTAGGLFIPDTAKEKPQRGEIVATGKGRVTEDGKVLPLEVKAGDKVLFGKYSGTELKLDGEEFLMMREEDILGIIQ; encoded by the coding sequence ATGGCGAAAACTGCAGAAGTTGGCGTGCGTCCCTTACATGATCGCATCTTGGTCCGTCGTATGGCGGAAGAAGAAAAAACGGCGGGTGGCCTGTTCATCCCCGATACGGCGAAAGAGAAGCCCCAACGTGGCGAAATCGTTGCTACCGGAAAAGGTCGCGTGACCGAAGACGGTAAAGTCCTTCCCCTCGAAGTGAAAGCCGGAGACAAAGTTCTGTTCGGAAAATATTCGGGCACGGAACTGAAACTCGACGGCGAAGAATTCCTGATGATGCGCGAAGAAGACATCCTCGGAATCATCCAATAA